The Atribacter laminatus genome contains the following window.
TTGATCGAATCCAATCAACTAACCATCAAGAAAAGTGAAATGCTTTACATGCTTTGAATGGATTATCAATTTGTGACGAGTGGGGTTTAAGAGAATGGACAAACCGGTCTATAACAATTTTTATCACTATAACCGTAATTACGGTTGTCGGGTACAGGAAATAATTTGGAATGGCTTTAAAACTCTTATCATTGAAAACGAGAAGTTGCGAGTTAGTATTTTAGTTGATAAAGGGACGGATATTTTTGAACTGCTTTATAAGCCCATGGATATTGATTTTATGTGGCGGAGCCCACTTGAAGTAAACACCTTGAATCCAAATTTACCAACCAAGAGTTTCGATGTGGGAAATTATATGGATACGTATGAAGGCGGCTGGCAGGAAATCATCCCGAATATCAGCACCCCGAGCAATTACAAAGGGGCAGCGATGGGTTTTCATGGGGAATTGGTTTTATTGCCCTGGAAATATGAAGTTATTACCGATACACCCTATGAGGTAAAAGTTTTATTGAAAGTCAGAATGAAGAGGGCACCTTTATTAGTAAAAAAGTATATCACTCTCAAATCCAACGAATCCCTTCTGGAGTTCGAAGAGATCATTCAGAACGAAGCCGATGAGGAATACCAATTCATGTGGGGGCATCACCCAACCTATGGAATACCCTTCCTCGATGAAAATTGTGTTATTGATCTCCCTCAGGGTGTGATTGGTCAGGTTTATCAGGAGGATTTTTCTGGAACCAGTATTTTTCCAGCCAACAAAGAATTCACTTGGCCTTACCTGAAAGACTTGCGAGGAAATCAGGTAGACCTCAGCCGAACCATGACCCCGGAAATGAAGACGGCATTTAATATTTATATTAAAAATCTGAAAGATGGTTGGTATGGGATCACCAATCTATCCAAAGGGATTGGCATTGGTTTTCAATGGGATGTCAATATTTTTAAGTATCTGTTGATGTGGTCGGTCTATCGCGGTTTTTATGGATTCCCTTTTTATGGCAAAACCTACAACCTGGCTTTGGAACTCTATTCTGCCATTCCCGATGATTTGGATGAAGTTATCCGGCTCAATCGTGCACTGTGCCTGAAACCAGGTGATGAACTACACACCATTTTTCATACCATCGTTTATCAATCTTCATCCCGAATCCAAGGTTTTAACCAACAGCACCAACCGATTCTTCTTGACGAATAAATGCAGCTATTGTAGTATTTTGATTTGCATGGATGCCGGTGTAGCTCAGCAGGTAGAGCAGTTGATTCGTAATCAACAGGTCACCAGTTCGAATCTGGTCGCCGGCTCCAGAAGACTTATTTATAATCACCTCTAATCCGTATCCTGGATGAATTGCCAGGGAATACCAAATTTATCAATTAGCATTCCATAGCATTTGCTATAAAAGGTTTCTTGTAAATCCATCAAGATTCTTCCACCATTTTTCATCTTACTAAACAACGATTTAACCTCATCTAAATCTTTACTTCTAATGGTAAGAACAATGTTATCTCCTTGGTTGACTTGCATATCAGGAATTGTATCCATAAACATCACAACAGTGCCAAAAATTGTAAGGCTGGCATGCATGACTAAGTTTTTGGTTTCTTCGGTCACCGGCATTTGGGAATTAGGCGGAGCCTCTCCGTAGGTCATGATGTTTGGTTCTTCTAAATCAAAAATCTGAGCATAAAACTTTAATGCCTCTCGGCAGTTTCCGTTAAAATTAATAAAGACATCTAAAGGCATTTTCATTCCCACCTTTTAAATATGTTTATTTTTTTGTTCCCCAGGAAAAAATTACATCACAGGTGTTTTTAGAAATATTATTCTTCTGAAAATAGGTACGAACTTTCTCTGTTTCATTGCTCCTGAGCTCGGGAGGCAATCGATGATACCACCAAAGCCCAGATGTAGAAGCAAAAAAGTCAAATAATTTCCCTCCATTCTCAAATTCATCGATCCAGGTCAATCGCTTGGTTTGTATTTTATCTAAGTTTGCTTTTATAAGAAACATCCTCACCTTTTTTTCATCTCGCGGCCAATATTCAAAGCGATGAGTAAAATAGTAACGCTTATTCATTGATTTCACCAGTGCTTCGATAGGTTCTACAAGATGATCAGGACCATGTATGGATAGTGCAAGGGTGCCACCGGGACGAAGTATCCGAGCTAATTCGGAAATCGCTTCTTGCTGATTGGGGACCATCCCTAAAACCATATTACAAAAGACAATATCAAAGGAGGAATCACGAAAGGAGAGTTTCTCAATATCACCTTCATAAAAGGAGATTACATCATCAGGATATCCATTATCAATACTTTTTTTCTTGCACTTTTCTAACATTAACGGAGATATATCAACACAACTAATTTTCTTGGCGGCTTTTTCTAATACCATGAAAGAAAGAATCCCTGTCCCGCAACCAACATCGACAACTCTTTTTCCTTTACAGTCAATTTCTTGAAGGAGAATGTTTGCTATTTTCTCGTAATGAAAGGTTGATAATTCATCATATTGATGAATATAATCGGAGAATTTGCCATTATAGCCATCTTTCATTTTCTCTTTCATAGCTGAAGAATCCCGAGCATTCCCAGTTATCCAAGCAATAATGCCGCTCATCGTTGTCATAAGCCTTAAAGGGAATGCCATCTTACCAGTATAAAATAGGGTTGGCATTTTCCCCTCCTTAGGAGCATTTACTATCTATATAATGCTTACACTCAACAGTGGCAATGGAGTGCAGAAAGTTAATGATACCCTTTGAATTAATCCACATTGCCACCTATGACAATAAATTGGTTCAAACCGATAATGACTCACCCTTTATTCGCTATTTCAAAAGATGAATTAATAGAAACACCTATCGAGTTAACTGGGAACAGATTAACCCCTTATCGCGGACTCCTAGTTGGCCATGGTGTCGGGGTTGGAGGTGGATAGATATCAGTTTTTTCACAGCGAATAGTAGCTATGAAACAGGCAGATTTTTCTGAATAAGAAAAGGTACCACCAAGACCAACAGGGTCGAAGCGCCAACGTCCGGGGAGGTGAGTATTATTCGCTGAACCATCTCTTTCAGTGATATTAAAGAAGATAGGATAAGAACCATCCCAATTGGTTTTCTTACAGCTCCAATTTTCCCAGTATTGGGAAGCACCAGCACACTGAGCAGACCGGATTGCTTCTACAACTAAATTCTTAGACACGCTTTTGGGATTGATATCACAAAAGAATCCAATATCGATGTTTCCATTAGCTACAATGGTATAAGGTTCTGGACCTTTGATTACACGAACAGTAATTGATTTCGTAAAAGTGCATTTCCCTGAAAATGTCACTTTCCACTCTCCTGAAACGTGGGGCATCACGGTCGCATATCCTTCTGAAATGGGAAAGTCAAACACTTCTCCCCCGGGTCCAATGACATGGACATTGCTGGTTAAAGAAGCATCAGCTTTCCAAAACAACACGATTTCTTCTCCATCGCAAATAGTTAAATTATTGTGACAATCTTCGAGTCCGGCTTGAACCGAAGCGGGAGCATATTCTTTAATAACGGCGCAAAACTTGGTGTTATCAATAGAACAGGGGTCAATTTCTCCTGGGCAACCAGCTACTATGAGCATCAATCCACCAATAAACAAGCTGAGGATGGCAAAAAGGAATATTTTACTCCTTGTTGGACTCCTTTTCATTTCTTCCTCCTCCTTGAAAAAAAGATTTAATCAAAAGAGTATTTTTCTTGGCAGGTTAGAAACAGCATAGAAATTGCTGTGTGAGCTAAGTAAGAGTTTTTGAGTGTTTTTCATTATACTCTTTTTTTTATATTTTCAATAGATACCACCATAAGCAATGTTTTTAAGCTCATGCTCTCTTTTTTGAAGCTCGTTACGCTGTCAAAAAAAAGCATTAAACCCGTTGAAGAATAAAGAAGGCATAACCGTAACTTTCTTCGGAGCAGTGAAAAATTTTGATTTCCTTGATAATATCGGCAGCGAAGTCTCTTACCGATGAATCAGGGTGATCAAGCAAGTTTTTCGCTCGAGGTTCAAGAATATCGTAATAATCTTTTACCCAAGTTTCTTTGGGAAGAATAAATGTTTCAAGTACCTGATAACCGGCAGTTTCGGCAATTTCACAAATTTGTTTTATAGTATGCATATCCGGATAAACGGATAAAAAGAATTCCTTTACCGTATTGGGAATCTTATTATGAAGCCAAGATAATTCACTAACAACGACAAAGCCAGATGGATTTACTACTGATGCCCAACTTTTTAACGCATTGGAAAAGCCAATAGTATAGGCAGCTCCTTCCGACCAGAGGAGATCGATTTGCGGGAATATAGAAGGAATATCCTTCATGTCCATGCAGTGAGTCTGTATAAGATGATCGATTCCAACTTTCTGAGCGCATCGGGCTAATTCATTTAAAAAGGGTTGATGAGTATCGATAGCATGAATTAAAGCGTTAAGTTCTTTGGCCAGAATTAAGGTTTGGCGACCGGTCCCGCACCCAGCGTCAACAACAACTGAAAACTGTTGTGTCGGTAGGCGACGAAGAGCTCGCAAAGTATAAGCGTCATCTCCTGGCCCTTGCTTTTTCAGTCCTCCAAAAAAAAGATCAATAATCTCGGGAGTGAAGTTCATTATTTTGCCACCTTATAATATTTTTTATGATGAACACAAAAAATACTGTCTTCCTTCATCCATCTTTCTTTTTCATGTTCTATAAATTTTCGGATTCCAAATTCCTCAATAAATTGTAAATTTTCTAACATGCTCATTTGGTATTTGGTTCGGTATCTTTTATCCAAATTTTTCAATCTGGTACAGGGGAATTTTTCGCATTTACTTGAGCAGTATTTTAATTGTTTCTGTTGAAGAATCTCACAGTTTTTAATGATACATTTCCTACAGGAATTTAAGATATTTTCATCATTTTCCCGACAACCAAGGCATCTATTTTTTTCTCTCAAATAACCAATACATAGACTGCAATTCATCCCACAAGGAGCAATTAAGTTTGATTTCATAGAAGATCCTCTTTTTTAAAAATTATATTTATAATAACCTTTGGTTTTAAAATTGGAAAGCTGCTCTTGAGAGGTTTTCCAATGAGCAATAAATTAAATATTGCACCCCAATTCTTTATAAATCAAAAACCGAGTGATATAATTTTTTTTACTCAATAAGATTACCATCAGATAACTCACTCTTTTCCTACGATACTATCTTCCTTAAAAACCGATACAAATTTAATCAGGGAGGGTAAGGGAATGTTATTTGTCGTTTTAAGCAATTCAAAAAATGGGACCTGTAAGGAGAGAATAGCCCGTCGAATGCAGTGGAAAAATCCAGAAGGGACTAATTTGATAGCTGAATATTGGCTGACGACTGAATTTCCCAACGTAATCCAAATCGTTGAAACTGATAATGCTCAACTTTTATTGAGTGCCGTTGCTGAATGGGATGATGTATTTGATATCAGCATTTATCCGGCGATTACAGGAGAAGAAGGAATGAGGAATGCCCAAGAGATGATGAAAAATTTGTAATGTTAATGTTGAATGTGTAACATTACTTCCCCTGTAAGGAAACTAATTACAGGGGAAGTAAATGATGGTTTCTTTATCAAGATAATAAACAACAGGATATAATGAAAAGGGTCTGGTTTAAGTTGTGACAAATTGAGAGATACAAGGAGAGAGACGAAAATGCAAAAAATCGATCAAGCAGAAATACGCACTATCGACATCACAAGTACCATTATTCCGCCGGAAGAGCCATTTGGTCCTGATCAAATTTCCACTCGGGTTATAAACGAATCATTGATATATCCTTTAAAAAAATATCAGTCGGCCATTGATGATTCCACTTATTTAATGGTAACCCTCAAAAGTCATCTCGGTACTCACGTTGAATGTCCCAATCATTTGCTTCCAAATGGAAAAGACATTACAGAATTTCCTGTTGAAACCTGGTTTGGAAGAATGGTGTTTTTTAAATTTGATCTTCCCCCACAAACGCCTATTACCCGAAGCCACTTAATAGAAATGGACCAAGGAAGGTTAAAAGGAAAGGATATTGTTCTTCTCCATAGTACGGCAACCAAAAAAGATGAAGTCCCTCAATTAACTCCGGAAGTTGGACACTACTTTCTTGAGAAAAAGGTTAAAATGGTAGGGTTTGATACTTCAATCGGATTTGCCTTGCCGGCAAAGGGGAATACTCATGATATCTTGCTGGAGAACAACGTTCCCCTGCTTGAATGGGTTATCAACTTGGATAAGCTTCAACAGGATGTTTCCTATCTGATATCATTACCGGGATTGAAGGTAAAAGGCATGGATGCATCACCAGTTTGGGCGGTGGTGCTAGAAGGGATGGAAGTTAGGTAGCTTTTTCCAAATCGAGTAAATGCTCCAGTTGCCATTGACGTTCCTTGACGGTATTTGTATAAGCTTGGTTTAGATTGGAAGAATAGAACACAGCCTTAGCAGCATACGATGCAGCGTGGACTGCATGACTGGCAACATGAGCTGTTGAAGCTGCCTGACCGGCAGCGCGAGCAGCGAATTTAGCAGCTTGATTATTCGTTTCCCGTGCTGCAGCATGAGCGGCGAAGGCAGCTAGACGGACATCATGCACAGTAATTTCTCCACGAATCCAGGCTCGTCCTGCTTCGATGGTTTTTCGCGGTCGATTGTCATTAACATGAATATCTTCAAAATTTGGCAGGACTCGTTGAGCGCAATCGGTTGCCCAGATTACCAGGGTTTTATGGTTCTGGTTGTTCGCCAGCTTAAGAATCGACATTTTTAATTCCAAAATATCTTTAAATTTCATTTTTTTCATTTATAAAACCTTCTTTTGTAAAAACACGAGAATGTTCAAGAAGATTATTCTTCGCCTCATAGCTATTCTTCATTGTGAAATATTATAATTCATTCATGAAGCCTACCTTCCCAAGGGTATTATCTTTTTCTGTTTTACGTTGCAATTCGTGGAATAGAAACACCCAAGCTAACCCTCATTTGAGAAGGATTTACTTCAATTTTCTTATAAATCTATAGTTATCCGTTTGTTACTCTTAAGTAAAACTTGAACTTGAAAAAAGATTTGAGTATGTATTTGACATCAATCAACGCGGCTTTAATAGATACTTGGACAATATGTAAGGAATCTGGTTGAAAATATATTTTCCAGGTAAAATAATATAAAAAAATTATAAGAGTTTTTTGAAAAAGTTGGAGGGAATAGTGAAAATCACCGTCATCCATGGGCAGTCACACCGGGGAAGCAGTTATCATATTACACAACAGATTTTTGATAAAATTTCGAATACCAATAAAGAAATCTATGAATATTTTATGCCCAATGATACGCCAAGCTTTTGTGTAGGTTGTTATCAATGCATTATGAAAAGCGAATCCGCCTGTCCTCAGGCGGAAAAAGTACAAAACATTGTTGCTTCTATGGAAGCATCCGACCTCATCGTGATCAATTCTCCAACCTATTGTCTTGAAATGACTGGACAGTTGAAAACTTTTTTCGACCATCTTGGTTATATGTGG
Protein-coding sequences here:
- a CDS encoding class I SAM-dependent methyltransferase; this encodes MNFTPEIIDLFFGGLKKQGPGDDAYTLRALRRLPTQQFSVVVDAGCGTGRQTLILAKELNALIHAIDTHQPFLNELARCAQKVGIDHLIQTHCMDMKDIPSIFPQIDLLWSEGAAYTIGFSNALKSWASVVNPSGFVVVSELSWLHNKIPNTVKEFFLSVYPDMHTIKQICEIAETAGYQVLETFILPKETWVKDYYDILEPRAKNLLDHPDSSVRDFAADIIKEIKIFHCSEESYGYAFFILQRV
- a CDS encoding class I SAM-dependent methyltransferase gives rise to the protein MPTLFYTGKMAFPLRLMTTMSGIIAWITGNARDSSAMKEKMKDGYNGKFSDYIHQYDELSTFHYEKIANILLQEIDCKGKRVVDVGCGTGILSFMVLEKAAKKISCVDISPLMLEKCKKKSIDNGYPDDVISFYEGDIEKLSFRDSSFDIVFCNMVLGMVPNQQEAISELARILRPGGTLALSIHGPDHLVEPIEALVKSMNKRYYFTHRFEYWPRDEKKVRMFLIKANLDKIQTKRLTWIDEFENGGKLFDFFASTSGLWWYHRLPPELRSNETEKVRTYFQKNNISKNTCDVIFSWGTKK
- a CDS encoding putative immunity protein, with amino-acid sequence MKKMKFKDILELKMSILKLANNQNHKTLVIWATDCAQRVLPNFEDIHVNDNRPRKTIEAGRAWIRGEITVHDVRLAAFAAHAAARETNNQAAKFAARAAGQAASTAHVASHAVHAASYAAKAVFYSSNLNQAYTNTVKERQWQLEHLLDLEKAT
- a CDS encoding cyclase family protein, with the protein product MQKIDQAEIRTIDITSTIIPPEEPFGPDQISTRVINESLIYPLKKYQSAIDDSTYLMVTLKSHLGTHVECPNHLLPNGKDITEFPVETWFGRMVFFKFDLPPQTPITRSHLIEMDQGRLKGKDIVLLHSTATKKDEVPQLTPEVGHYFLEKKVKMVGFDTSIGFALPAKGNTHDILLENNVPLLEWVINLDKLQQDVSYLISLPGLKVKGMDASPVWAVVLEGMEVR
- a CDS encoding DUF3303 domain-containing protein is translated as MLFVVLSNSKNGTCKERIARRMQWKNPEGTNLIAEYWLTTEFPNVIQIVETDNAQLLLSAVAEWDDVFDISIYPAITGEEGMRNAQEMMKNL
- a CDS encoding VOC family protein, whose translation is MPLDVFINFNGNCREALKFYAQIFDLEEPNIMTYGEAPPNSQMPVTEETKNLVMHASLTIFGTVVMFMDTIPDMQVNQGDNIVLTIRSKDLDEVKSLFSKMKNGGRILMDLQETFYSKCYGMLIDKFGIPWQFIQDTD
- a CDS encoding DUF3795 domain-containing protein; protein product: MKSNLIAPCGMNCSLCIGYLREKNRCLGCRENDENILNSCRKCIIKNCEILQQKQLKYCSSKCEKFPCTRLKNLDKRYRTKYQMSMLENLQFIEEFGIRKFIEHEKERWMKEDSIFCVHHKKYYKVAK
- a CDS encoding DUF4432 family protein; the encoded protein is MDKPVYNNFYHYNRNYGCRVQEIIWNGFKTLIIENEKLRVSILVDKGTDIFELLYKPMDIDFMWRSPLEVNTLNPNLPTKSFDVGNYMDTYEGGWQEIIPNISTPSNYKGAAMGFHGELVLLPWKYEVITDTPYEVKVLLKVRMKRAPLLVKKYITLKSNESLLEFEEIIQNEADEEYQFMWGHHPTYGIPFLDENCVIDLPQGVIGQVYQEDFSGTSIFPANKEFTWPYLKDLRGNQVDLSRTMTPEMKTAFNIYIKNLKDGWYGITNLSKGIGIGFQWDVNIFKYLLMWSVYRGFYGFPFYGKTYNLALELYSAIPDDLDEVIRLNRALCLKPGDELHTIFHTIVYQSSSRIQGFNQQHQPILLDE